Proteins found in one Syngnathus acus chromosome 9, fSynAcu1.2, whole genome shotgun sequence genomic segment:
- the si:ch211-113d22.2 gene encoding uncharacterized protein si:ch211-113d22.2 isoform X1 has translation MKAPFVLLLVLSLATHSVLPCSVCKGGALKCHTCAASSEDDCNKQGSASCPQYADACATITGPHTVLKSCTYKAFCDKAHGSNSGAKMECCYGDNCNGPHRSHSQGDQHHSGAAARTCSPVLLLSVVLLRLAVSYV, from the exons atgaaggctccttttgtcctgCTGCTGGTGCTCTCTCTGGCCACTCACA GTGTTCTTCCCTGTTCTGTCTGTAAAGGCGGTGCCCTCAAATGCCACACATGTGCAGCATCCAGCGAGGATGACTGTAACAAACAAGGCTCCGCCTCCTGCCCGCAGTATGCTGATGCCTGCGCCACCATCACCGGACCCC ACACAGTGCTCAAGTCGTGCACCTACAAGGCTTTTTGTGACAAAGCTCACGGCAGCAACTCTGGAGCCAAGATGGAGTGTTGTTATGGCGACAACTGTAACGGCCCGCACAGGAGCCACAGTCAAGGAGACCAGCACCATAGCGGCGCGGCAGCTCGAACTTGCAGCCCCGTCCTGCTGCTCAGTGTCGTGCTCCTGCGTCTAGCCGTTAGCTACGTGTAA
- the si:ch211-113d22.2 gene encoding uncharacterized protein si:ch211-113d22.2 isoform X2: protein MKAPFVLLLVLSLATHSGALKCHTCAASSEDDCNKQGSASCPQYADACATITGPHTVLKSCTYKAFCDKAHGSNSGAKMECCYGDNCNGPHRSHSQGDQHHSGAAARTCSPVLLLSVVLLRLAVSYV from the exons atgaaggctccttttgtcctgCTGCTGGTGCTCTCTCTGGCCACTCACA GCGGTGCCCTCAAATGCCACACATGTGCAGCATCCAGCGAGGATGACTGTAACAAACAAGGCTCCGCCTCCTGCCCGCAGTATGCTGATGCCTGCGCCACCATCACCGGACCCC ACACAGTGCTCAAGTCGTGCACCTACAAGGCTTTTTGTGACAAAGCTCACGGCAGCAACTCTGGAGCCAAGATGGAGTGTTGTTATGGCGACAACTGTAACGGCCCGCACAGGAGCCACAGTCAAGGAGACCAGCACCATAGCGGCGCGGCAGCTCGAACTTGCAGCCCCGTCCTGCTGCTCAGTGTCGTGCTCCTGCGTCTAGCCGTTAGCTACGTGTAA